The following DNA comes from Cellulomonas soli.
GCTTCAGGGCTTCATCAGGGGGAACGGAGCGCGTCCTCGGGCATCCGTGCCGTCAGCCTATCGAGCGACACGTGCCTCGCTCGTGCCTTCGGTCCCAGGCGGCCCGGCGCGTCGCGCGTCGACGTCGGCGTGGCGCTCTCCGGCAGACTGCGGGCATGAGCTCGCCGACTCCCTCACCCCACCGGCCCGCCACCACGACGCCCCCCGCCTCACCCGCCGGCTCGGCCGTCGACCCGTCTACGGAGCCGTCCGTCGAGCCGCGCGACGACGGCGTCGACGACGATCAGGACGCGCTCGAGGAGGCCGGCTACCGCGAGGTGCCGGACGCCGACGGCGGCCGGGCCGGACGGGGATGGTGGGACGCCAACGCCGAGGAGTACCTGGCCGAGCACGGCGACTTCCTCGGCGCGGCGGACCTGTGCTGGTGCCCCGAGGGTCTGCGGGAGGCCGACGCGCACCTGCTCGGCGACGTCGTCGGGGCACGGGTGCTCGAGATCGGTGCAGGCGCCGCGCAGTGCTCGCGATGGCTCGCCGGCCAGGGGGCGCACGCCGTCGCGACCGACGTGTCCGGCGGCATGCTGGCCGCGGGACGACGGCTGGACACCGCCGCGGGGACCAGCACGGCGCTCGTCCAGGCGGACGCCCGTGCGCTGCCGTTCGCGGACGCCTCGTTCGACGTGGCGTTCACGGCCTACGGGGCGATCCCCTTCGTGCCCGACGCCGCCCGCGTGCACGCCGAGGTCGCCCGCGTGCTGCGGCCGGGCGGTCGTTGGGTGTTCGCGGTGACGCACCCCGTGCGCTGGGCCTTCCCCGACGACCCGGGCGAGGGCGGGCTGACGGCGACCCGCTCGTACTTCGACCGGCGCCCCTACGTGGAGATCGGCCGCTCGGGGAAGGTGCTCTACGCCGAGTACCACCGGACGCTCGGTGACCACGTCGCCGAGCTCGTCGGCGCCGGGTTCGTGCTGGACCGGCTCGTGGAGCCCACGTGGCCCGAGGGTCACGAACGCACGTGGGGCGGCTGGGGCCCGGTGCGCGGTGCGCGGCTGCCGGGAACCGCGATCTTCGTGACCCACCTGCCCCCGGGCGAACGAGGTCAGTGACCGGCCTCGTGCCAGCTGCCGCCCACCCCCACCGAGACGTCCAACGGCACGTCGAACCCGCCCGGGACCCGGTCCCCCGCGGCGCCCATCTGCTCGCGGACCAGCGCCTCGACCTCCTCGCGCTCACCCGGTGCCACCTCGAGCACGAGCTCGTCGTGCACCTGCAGGAGCAGGCGTGAGCCCAGTGCCCGCCGGGTCAGCTCGCGGTCGACACCGAGCATCGCGACCTTGATGAGGTCGGCCGCGCTGCCCTGGATCGGCGCGTTCAGCGCCATCCGCTCGGCGACCTCGCGTCGCTGGCGGTTGTCACTGGTCAGGTCCGGCAGGTAGCGACGGCGTCCGAGGATCGTCGCCGTCCAACCGGTCGCCCGGGCGACGTCGACGACGCCCGTGAGGTAGTCGCGCACGCCGCCGAAGCGCTCGAAGTAGTCGGCCATGAGGGCCGAGGCCTCGCCGACCTCGACCGAGAGCTGCTGGGACAGGCCGTAGGACGACAGGCCGTACGCCAGGCCGTAGCTCATCGCCTTGATCTTCGAGCGCATCGCGGGCGTGACCTCGTCGGTCGGGACGCCGAACACGCGTGACCCGACATAGCTGTGCAGGTCCTCACCGGAACGGAACGCGGCGATCAGGCCCTCGTCACCGGACAGGTGGGCCATGATCCGCATCTCGATCTGCGAGTAGTCGGCGGTGAGCAGCGTCTCGTGCCGGGTCCCCACGACGAACGCCCGACGGATCTGCCGACCGGCCTCGGTGCGGATCGGGATGTTCTGCAGGTTGGGGTCGGTCGACGACAGCCGGCCCGTCGCCGCGATCGTCTGCTGGAACGTCGTGTGGATCCGCCCGTCCGCACCGACGGACCTCAGGAGCCCTTCGACCGTCTGCCGGAGCCGGATCGCGTCGCGGTGCGCCAGCAGGTGCTCGAGGAACGGGTGCTGCGTCCGGGCGAACAGGTCGGTCAGCGCTGCGGCGTCGGTGGTGTAGCCGGTCTTGATCTTCTTCGTCCGGGGCATGCCCAGCTGGTCGAACAGGACCTCCTGGAGCTGCTTCGGCGACCCGAGGTTCACCTCGCGCCCGATCACCGCGTACGCCTCGGCGGCGGCGCCCTGGACGGCCGCGTCGAAGGTCCGTTCGAGCCCCGACAGGTAGTCGCCGTCGATCGCGATGCCGGTCCGCTCCATCCGGGCCAGGACGTCGACGAGCGGCAGCTCGAGCTCGTCGAGCAGGCCGCCGGCACCCCGGTCCGCCAGCTCGCCGGCGAGCACCTCGGACAGGTCACGCACGGCCGCCGCGCGCTCACCGGCACGACGGGCCTCGTCCGTCCCTCCGAGGTCGAGGTCGAGCGAGCCCTGGGCCGCCGAGGCGTCGTCGGCCCCGAGCTCACGGTGCAGGTAACCGATCGCGAGGTCGGCCAGGTCGTAGGCGCGGCGGTCCGGCTGGCACAGGTAGGCGGCCAGCTCGGTGTCGAAGGTGACGCCGGCCAGCGGAAGCCCGCGGCCCGCGAGCGCGTGCCAGGCCGCCTTGGAGGCGTGCACGACCTTGGGCGCGTCCGCATCCGCGAGCCACGCGGCGAGCGCCTGCTCGTCGGCTGTCGTGATGTCCGCGAGGTCGTAGGCGACAGCCTGGCCGTCGCCGTCCGCGAGCGCCACGCCCCAGGCGTCTCCTGCGGCGGGCGCGCCGGTGCCGCGCACGTCGAGCGCGAGCGGGGTCCGGGCGCGTGCCGCCAGCCAGCCCGCGAGCCCGCCCGGCGCCAGCTCCACGAGGTCGAGCGGTGCCGCCTGGGTCTGGGTCGAGGCATCCGCGCCGTCGTCGGGCAGCATCGCGAAGAGCCGGTCGCGCAGCGTACGGAACTCGAGCTCGTCGAGCAGGGTGTGCAGCGCCGGGCGG
Coding sequences within:
- the polA gene encoding DNA polymerase I, whose amino-acid sequence is MADRLAPVSDALPAGTPTTRPRLLLVDGHSMAYRAFFALPVEKFASSTGQPTNAVFGFTSMLANLLRDEAPTHVAVAFDLARTTFRTERYPEYKGTRDASPEPFKGQVPIIRQLLETMHVAVLDKPNFEADDILATLAAQARAQGMEVLVCTGDRDALQLVNEDVTVLYPVKGVSELARMTPAAVEARYGVGPERYPDLAALVGETSDNLPGVPGVGPKTAAKWITAYGGLEGVLASAEQVPGKAGESLRAHLDQVALNRELNRLVDDLDLPLGPADLAVQPWDRPALHTLLDELEFRTLRDRLFAMLPDDGADASTQTQAAPLDLVELAPGGLAGWLAARARTPLALDVRGTGAPAAGDAWGVALADGDGQAVAYDLADITTADEQALAAWLADADAPKVVHASKAAWHALAGRGLPLAGVTFDTELAAYLCQPDRRAYDLADLAIGYLHRELGADDASAAQGSLDLDLGGTDEARRAGERAAAVRDLSEVLAGELADRGAGGLLDELELPLVDVLARMERTGIAIDGDYLSGLERTFDAAVQGAAAEAYAVIGREVNLGSPKQLQEVLFDQLGMPRTKKIKTGYTTDAAALTDLFARTQHPFLEHLLAHRDAIRLRQTVEGLLRSVGADGRIHTTFQQTIAATGRLSSTDPNLQNIPIRTEAGRQIRRAFVVGTRHETLLTADYSQIEMRIMAHLSGDEGLIAAFRSGEDLHSYVGSRVFGVPTDEVTPAMRSKIKAMSYGLAYGLSSYGLSQQLSVEVGEASALMADYFERFGGVRDYLTGVVDVARATGWTATILGRRRYLPDLTSDNRQRREVAERMALNAPIQGSAADLIKVAMLGVDRELTRRALGSRLLLQVHDELVLEVAPGEREEVEALVREQMGAAGDRVPGGFDVPLDVSVGVGGSWHEAGH
- a CDS encoding class I SAM-dependent methyltransferase; amino-acid sequence: MSSPTPSPHRPATTTPPASPAGSAVDPSTEPSVEPRDDGVDDDQDALEEAGYREVPDADGGRAGRGWWDANAEEYLAEHGDFLGAADLCWCPEGLREADAHLLGDVVGARVLEIGAGAAQCSRWLAGQGAHAVATDVSGGMLAAGRRLDTAAGTSTALVQADARALPFADASFDVAFTAYGAIPFVPDAARVHAEVARVLRPGGRWVFAVTHPVRWAFPDDPGEGGLTATRSYFDRRPYVEIGRSGKVLYAEYHRTLGDHVAELVGAGFVLDRLVEPTWPEGHERTWGGWGPVRGARLPGTAIFVTHLPPGERGQ